A single Rana temporaria unplaced genomic scaffold, aRanTem1.1, whole genome shotgun sequence DNA region contains:
- the LOC120922017 gene encoding alpha-1,4-N-acetylglucosaminyltransferase-like, whose protein sequence is VNPKKEVYWKHVTSDACRFALMWKYGGIYIDTDVISLRPIPQDHFLAAQDATVISSGVFGLSSHYQLAWQFMENFVKNYRGKIWGHQGPGVVTRAVKKLWGMPVFTSTNDVMCGNISCLHPQRFYPINYLSWRRYFEVWENLPTFKDSYALHLWNFMNNKGKSMVPGSHTLVEHLYQKQCPTTYEYILRNKSTHL, encoded by the coding sequence GTAAACCCTAAAAAAGAAGTCTACTGGAAGCATGTTACATCAGATGCCTGTAGGTTTGCCCTAATGTGGAAATACGGTGGAATTTACATTGATACTGATGTCATCTCACTTCGTCCAATACCCCAGGACCATTTCCTAGCAGCCCAGGATGCCACAGTTATTAGCAGTGGTGTTTTTGGCCTTTCCTCACATTACCAGTTGGCGTGGCAGTTTATGGAGAACTTTGTTAAGAACTACAGGGGAAAAATATGGGGACACCAAGGACCGGGGGTTGTCACTCGTGCTGTGAAGAAATTGTGGGGCATGCCCGTATTCACCTCTACGAATGATGTCATGTGTGGAAACATCAGTTGTTTGCATCCTCAACGTTTCTACCCCATCAATTATCTATCATGGAGAAGGTACTTTGAAGTTTGGGAGAATTTGCCAACGTTTAAGGACTCCTATGCCTTACATCTTTGGAATTTCATGAATAACAAAGGTAAATCTATGGTACCTGGAAGCCACACGTTGGTGGAACACCTCTACCAGAAACAATGCCCTACCACCTATGAATATATCTTGAGAAATAAATCAACTCACCTGTAA